GGGGTTTCCGAAATGACTGCGCAAGTACGGAATCATTGCCTCTGCGACTTCGGGATGTATCGGAGTCGTTGCGTTGTAGTCAAGATAGATATGATCCAACTGAAGTCTCCTAGATTGATTCGTCTAAATCTCGTGCGACCAAAGAACCTTCATACTTCTGAAAGCGCCGGCTTGTTGATCCACTGCCGATACCACAACGCCAGATTGAGCAGGTTCCAGATGCGCATACCCTGATTGTTTCCGCCCTGGTGGCGAGCAAAGACTCTGTCAACATACTCGCGATTGACGATTTCGCCCAAGATATTCGACTTCGACGTCAGCAACTCGTACGCGAACTTGTCGACTCCTGGTGAGACCATGTTCTTCGCAGAACCACAGAATCCGACCTTTGGACGATTCAATATCTCATCCGGAACGATGCCCGTCACTGCTTTTTTTAACAAGTATTTCAGGCTATCGTTTCTGTAGTGCATTTTGGACGGTATGCGCAGTACATATTCTATCAGCAAATGATCCAGAAATGGCACTCTTGTCTCGATGGAATGCGCCATTGCCATCTTATCAACTCGCATAAGTAGCAGCTCCGGCAATCGCTGTTTTAACTCCAAGTAGGTCATCCGAGTGAAGTATTCTTCGCTGCCGTTGAGCGGCTCGTAGAGCGCAGCTATTTGTCCGGCAGTGTTATAATCCCGGCAGATATTGCGCATCTCCGACGAGAGTAGCAGGTCCTTCTCATACTCAAGAAACGCAATTGCTCCGCCCCAAAACAACTCTTCCCTCTTACTCAACCTCCGTAAGTGCTCACGCTCAAGGTAGCGCCCCTTCGATTCCATAATTCGTCCTGCCATTCGATAGCCGGCATGCCAAATCGACTTCGGTACGAACTGCAATTTATCCCATTTGCTGATAAGTTGAAGCGCCAGCAGAAACTTTGGGTATCCACAGAATAGCTCATCAGCGCCTTCACCGACTTGAATTACGGGAACTCCATTCTGCCGCGCTAATTGTGAAACATAGTAGAGCGGGACACAAACCGGATCTGCGAGTGGTTCATCCTGCAGATAAGCCAGCTGCTCAAACAATGAGATGAAGTGCTCGTCACCAATTTCGACTTCATGGTGATCGCAATGGAAATGCTTGGCCATTCGCCGGGCATATTCGAACTCGTTGAACTGATCCTGACCGGTGATGCTCACTGAAAATGTCTGCACCGGGCGATCCATCAATTCAGCCATTAGAGCCACGTTAGTCGTCGAATCGATCCCCCCTGACAAGAATACTCCAAACGGCACATCAGAGATCATATGAGACTTGACCGAGTCGCGAAGATGGTCGAGTATACCTCGCGAGATGGTTGCTTCGTCATCATCAAGCATCGGTTGATTGCGAATCGCATCCCACCAACGAGTGTAAGTGATTCTCCCACTGCCATCGACTCGCATCCAGTATCCGGCTGGCAGCTTTTTGATGCCGGCAAACATAGTAAGAGGCGCCGGCGCGGCGGCAAGCGTTAGGTAATGGTAAAGTGCCTGCGGGTCAATCTCGGCTGATACAAGCGGGTGCGACAGAATTGCTTTGATTTCAGAGGCAAATATCAGCGTGCCGTCTTGAATTGTGTAGTATAGCGGTTTGATTCCGACCCGGTCACGCGCAAGTGTCAACTCATTACGCTCGTGATCCCAGATTGCCAGCGCGAACATCCCCCGGAGATGCTTCAGCGCCTCTATGCCATACTCTTGATAGAGATTGAGAATCGTCTCGGTATCGCTGTGGGACATATAGCTGTGGCCCTGCTTCTCGAGCGTCTGGCGAAGGTGCTGATGATTGTAGATCTCGCCATTATATACGATCTGAAGATTTCCGGCGGAATGCTCCATCGGTTGATGACCTGCTGGACTCAAATCGATAATCGATAGACGTCTATGGCCAAGCCCAAGTTTTCTGTCCGGCGAAAAATAAGTCCCTGAATCATCCGGGCCGCGGTGAGCCAATCGCTCGTTCATTCGCTGAATTTGGTCTGATTCAACAATCCGGTTGTTCTTAAAATGGTAAATCCCGCAGATTCCGCACATGTTGCTACTTACCTCTGTCCATATTGTAGATTAATCGGTTAACGGGGTAACTGCAAACACTACCTATCGCATATTCAATTGAAGTTTCCCACTGGTCCAAATCGAAACACCAGCCTGGCAGGCGAACAAAGAGCTTGTCAGCAACGAACAACAACCAGACCACTAAGTTGGACTGAATTGGTCAATAAATATTACTTCTGTCCGACAACATTTGTAGAGGACAAATGATGCGAAACTGTTTCATCACGATTCTATTGCTGCTCTTGCAGACAGCTCACATTACTGCCGGGACCATTGTCGGCGAAGTTGCCTTGACTCCCGCTCGCCCCGCAAATACTGCCATCAATCGCTATACGGGACGTGATGCTGTGGCTAACAAGAATATCGACACCGACGATGCAGTTGCGACTGCGGTTGTCTATTTGACTGGCGGACCGATATCGAGTGCGGTACCACCAAACGAGCATCCACAGATGGTGCAAAAAGACCAGTCCTTTGTGCCGGAGATACTGCCGATCCTCGTCGGTACAACAGTTGACTTTCCCAATCTTGACCCCGTTTTTCACAACGTTTTCTCCTATTCCAAGGCCAAGAAGTTCGATTTGGGACGCTACCCCAAGGGACATTCCAAGTCTGTTACCTTCGACACACCCGGGCTGGTCAAGGTGTTTTGTGAAATCCACTCCTCCATGCGCGCCCATATTCTGGTGTTGGAGCAACCCTTCTTTGCCCTCGCCTCTGAAGACGGCAGTTTTCGCATTCCTAATGTACCGGCAGGAAATTATACGCTGAATGTTTGGCAGGAAAATGTCCCGGAAAAGCAAGTGAACATCACTGTTCCGGCTTCGGATTCTGTATCTGTGCGGGTAGACTAAACAATGAGAATTTCAATCGGCAGAAAATTCCAGCTCTATGTGACCGGCATCATCATCGTCGGCGCAATTCTGGTATTCATTGTCGTTCGCAACGTAATCAAACAGCAGTATACCTACCACTTCACCCAGGAAATAGAAACGGCACAGTTGGTGCTCGACAACTATCTGCAGAGTCGGTTTGCACTTCTAAAATCCGGAATTGACATCATGCTCTCCGATCCGCGCTTCATGGCTGCAATCGCCGAGGGCGACCCGACGACAGCGCAACACGAAGTGGCTAATTTCCGCAGTCTGGTTCAGGCAGACATCTTTGTTATCGCCGACACCGCCGGAAAAGTCTTTGCGGAAGATAACTCTGTCACAATCAGCGACCACGATCAGCTTGAGCTAAACGTCAACAAGTATGAACACGCTCATAAGGAACAGTACCGCTTTCTGGGCGGAAACATCTACCAGACCCTGACCACTCCGCTTAGTTTTGGTCAGCAATATCAAATGGGCAAGCTGCTTGTCGGTTATCAGATCAATCTCGAGCTACTCCGACGTCTAAAGTCGCTTACCGGCAGCGATATTCTGCTGTTGGCAAAAGACGAAATCATCTCGGCAACTGACCCCGCGCTCATGCAGCAGCGCGAGGTCCTGGATTTTGTTGTCTCAAACTCAGACAAGCGGGCAAGCACGGTCCAGACTATCAGCATTGGGGGCGAAGATCACCTCTTGAGCAACTACCGGCTCGGCGGAGTATCAGGATTGTCAATGATACAAGTGCGCTCCCTCGACGACCAGCTCGACCCTGCAATCGCAAACATTTCGTTGTATCTTATTCTCTTGACGATCGGTGCTTCGATTGTATCACTTGTTCTAATCTACCGGTTCACATCAACCAAGTTAACCGGAGCTGTAAACCGCTTGGTCGAAGCAGCCGGAAAGATCTCATCCGGGCAACTTGACAATCCTATCCAGCCCCTCAATAATGATGAACTCGGCTATCTCGCATCGTGCTTCGACAATATGCGTCAGACCCTTTTGACCAATCGTGAGACGATTGCCCGAGTGCAGGAAGAGCGAATCAACGCTGAGCGTCTTGCGACAATCGGCCAACTCGCTGCAGGCATTATTCACGACTTCAAGAGCCCGATGACCGCGATTGCACTCTCTGTTGAAGCCATTATTCACGGACTTGGCGGCGAAGCCAAGCGAGAGAGCTATTGCCGGGGCATCAAGAGTCAAGTCCAGCGTATGGCAAACATGACACAAGATCTGCTCGATTACGCACACGGCAACAAGTCCCTGAATCTCGAAGCTCTTCTTTTCGTCCAGACAATTACTCAGCAAGTAGAATTTCACCGCGAGCGCTTCGACAAACAGCGAATTGGTCTGGTTGTCAATGATCACCCTGAATTTGTTGCATCGATCGATCCTCACAAATTTCGCCGTGTAGTTGACAATCTACTTAATAACGCATTTGAAGCACTTTCGCCGGGCAACAATGTATCGGTTACTATCGAAAGAAACTCGGCAGGCATTCACATTGGTGTCAACGATGATGGTCCCGGCATACCGGAAGAGATTATCAAAGACATCTTCAAACCTTTTGTTACCCACGGTAAATCCACCGGAACCGGACTCGGATTGGCTATAAGTCACAAGGTTATATCAGATCACGGGGGTGAATTGTCAGTCACCTCGACATCTGGAAACGGCGCTCATTTCCTGATTCGACTGCCAGTGTCGCTGATCAATGAACAAGCCCCGGCAGGAAGCATTCTTCAAGGAGTTTCGACATGACGAAACGATTGATCGCTCTATTCGTCGCCATTTTAGCCATTGCTCCAAATGGCAAAGCAATCGCGCAATATCAGGTCAGCGGTCAACTCGATTTGGTCGTCCGTAACAATTCCGCAATCGATGGCAGCAACAAAACATTCAAAGGATTCTCGAACTTCGACTTTGTCCGTGCTCGAATCTTCTTTGATGCTCAACCGACTGAGAAAGTCAGCGTCTTCACCCAAGTGCTGGTTGATAACTCTGAGTTTCAACTATACGGAGCTTATGTCCGCCTTTCAAGACTCGGGGGTAAGGACATCAACGTTCACGCTGGAATCATCCCCAACCCGGTTGGAATGTGGGGACCGCGAACCTATTCGAATAAGAATCCGTTGGTCGGCGTACCTTTAATGTATCTCTACCACACGGCCCTCGCACCGGGAAAGTACCAAACCAACAATGACCAGCTCTTGGAATCGCGCGGAAATGGGTTCCTGAAGTATGGCCTGCCAATGATGTATGATCCTTGTTGGAATACTGGAGTCGAAGTATTCGGCGTAGCAGGAATGATTGATTGGTCCATCGGCGCTTTGAGCGGGACGATCTCTGCACCGACAATTCAGCGCGAGAAAGACCTACCGCAAATGACAGCTAAACTGGGAGTATATTTTTCGCCAGTTTTTAGCCTCCAATTTTCCGGTTTCGCCGGTCCCTATCTCTCAGACATTTCTGATTTTGAAATCGCCGAAGAGTATTACCCCAAAATCTCTGCCGCGTATGGTGCCAAGGAAGCCGAAGACTATCTTAACTTCGGCGGTGGGCTTGGCGCGCACTACGATTATGGAATGTTGGAAATGTTCGGTGAAGCGTTCTTGGCTCGGTGGGAACATCCGGTATATGACAATCTCGATGCATACAGTGCCTACATTGACGCCCGTTACAAGCTCGCTCCTCAGTGGTATCTTGCCGGTCGTATGGAGACCATCCGCTTCTCCGAGTACGATTTCGGTGGCAGTGTCGGCAAACAAGACTGGGATTATCCCTTGAACCGCTTTGAGTTAGGCGTCGGCTACCATATCGACGAAGCGGTGACACTTAAGCTGGTCACCCAAATAGTCCGGTCGAGTGATTATGCACCACTTGACGATGAAATGGTCGCATTTCAGTTATCAACTACCATTCACTAAATCACTAAGTCGGCTTGCCTTTTTCGCCTTCTCCTCGTATATAAGGTGACTATATCCGGTTATTATTGGCCGGTG
This genomic interval from bacterium contains the following:
- a CDS encoding HAMP domain-containing histidine kinase, producing MRISIGRKFQLYVTGIIIVGAILVFIVVRNVIKQQYTYHFTQEIETAQLVLDNYLQSRFALLKSGIDIMLSDPRFMAAIAEGDPTTAQHEVANFRSLVQADIFVIADTAGKVFAEDNSVTISDHDQLELNVNKYEHAHKEQYRFLGGNIYQTLTTPLSFGQQYQMGKLLVGYQINLELLRRLKSLTGSDILLLAKDEIISATDPALMQQREVLDFVVSNSDKRASTVQTISIGGEDHLLSNYRLGGVSGLSMIQVRSLDDQLDPAIANISLYLILLTIGASIVSLVLIYRFTSTKLTGAVNRLVEAAGKISSGQLDNPIQPLNNDELGYLASCFDNMRQTLLTNRETIARVQEERINAERLATIGQLAAGIIHDFKSPMTAIALSVEAIIHGLGGEAKRESYCRGIKSQVQRMANMTQDLLDYAHGNKSLNLEALLFVQTITQQVEFHRERFDKQRIGLVVNDHPEFVASIDPHKFRRVVDNLLNNAFEALSPGNNVSVTIERNSAGIHIGVNDDGPGIPEEIIKDIFKPFVTHGKSTGTGLGLAISHKVISDHGGELSVTSTSGNGAHFLIRLPVSLINEQAPAGSILQGVST
- the asnB gene encoding asparagine synthase (glutamine-hydrolyzing) — protein: MCGICGIYHFKNNRIVESDQIQRMNERLAHRGPDDSGTYFSPDRKLGLGHRRLSIIDLSPAGHQPMEHSAGNLQIVYNGEIYNHQHLRQTLEKQGHSYMSHSDTETILNLYQEYGIEALKHLRGMFALAIWDHERNELTLARDRVGIKPLYYTIQDGTLIFASEIKAILSHPLVSAEIDPQALYHYLTLAAAPAPLTMFAGIKKLPAGYWMRVDGSGRITYTRWWDAIRNQPMLDDDEATISRGILDHLRDSVKSHMISDVPFGVFLSGGIDSTTNVALMAELMDRPVQTFSVSITGQDQFNEFEYARRMAKHFHCDHHEVEIGDEHFISLFEQLAYLQDEPLADPVCVPLYYVSQLARQNGVPVIQVGEGADELFCGYPKFLLALQLISKWDKLQFVPKSIWHAGYRMAGRIMESKGRYLEREHLRRLSKREELFWGGAIAFLEYEKDLLLSSEMRNICRDYNTAGQIAALYEPLNGSEEYFTRMTYLELKQRLPELLLMRVDKMAMAHSIETRVPFLDHLLIEYVLRIPSKMHYRNDSLKYLLKKAVTGIVPDEILNRPKVGFCGSAKNMVSPGVDKFAYELLTSKSNILGEIVNREYVDRVFARHQGGNNQGMRIWNLLNLALWYRQWINKPALSEV